The sequence below is a genomic window from Pseudomonadota bacterium.
GGCGTCTCAGCTGCTCGTAACTCTCAAAGGAGAACGGACCGACGCCGCCGTCGCGGTGGCATTCCACGCAGTTGGCGTTCACCAACGGCGCGATGTCGCGCGTGTAGGTAACCTCTTCCGGCATACCGTGGTTCCAGGCCTCGAACACGCAGCCGACAGGCATGGTGCGTTCTGGAAGAAGGGGATCCCCGGTCTTAAGCGCGGTCATTGTGTCCAACAGGTCGTGTGAGGTGATGGTGTTGCGCAGGACGCCAATGGCTTCGAACCGGTTGTCGATGCGGCCGCGATAGACGACCTCGTTGTCCGGGCCGATAACGAACGCTTCGGGTGTCGCCAGGGGGTCGAGGCGCACGGCAAGTTCGCCCGACCCGTCGAAGATGACGGGAAAGCCGATGCCATAGTCACGAGCGAACTGCCGTGCTTCCTCGGGCGTGATAAGGGGGTCGGACATCACGCCATAGAACTCGATGCCGGCGTCGGCCGCCTGATCGGCAAAAGCCTGAAGCTCCGGCGCATAGCGGTTGGAGACGGGACAATAGTTGTCGAGGAAAACGAGGACCGCCGGCCGGGCCGAGTTGGCGATGCCGATGTTATGGATCTGGCCCTCCAGGTCGACGACTCGCGCACCAATCACATCGACCGTCTCACCCTGCCAGCTGCTGAAATCCTGAGGGTCGGGTTCCATCAGATCGTGGTTCATGGTGCCACCCATCTCACCATGATCCATGACCATATCGTCCGCATGCAACGTCACGAGCGGTAAGGTCAATCCGATGGTAACGGCGACGATGGCCGGAGCCATCAGCCGGATCAATGGCGCCATCGATGTGAGGTGTTTCATGGCCTAGTCCGGTGGATTGTCGGATATGAAAATCTTGAGTTTTGCCTATAAATTGTCAACCTTGAAAATGTACGCAGATCTTTACCAACCGTCTTGTTGTGATAAGTGAGGCCCATGCCCAGACCCGACCTGACTGAAGAGCGTACGGCCATGATTCTAGACGCTTTTGCGCGCTGTGTGGCACGCAAGGGACTGGACGCCACATCGCTTGAAAACGTCGCTGACGAGGCCGGCGTTAAGCGGTCAATTCTGCGTCATTACGTCGGCAATCGGGACGATCTGATCAATGCGCTGGCGCAGCGCGTTGACGCGCGCTACCGCGAGGTGATGGCCGAACTGGTGGCCAGCTTGCCGAAGCAGCGGCCGGCCAACGCGCTCCTGGACTTTCTGTTTTGGGACTATGGCGATGAGACCAATCACGATGTGCAGGTGGCCGAGGTCTTGATGGCCGCGGCCCGCAACAACGAGTCGCTTCGGACGATATCAAAGGGCTGGCTCGACGATTTCACACAGATTGTCGCCGATGCTCTGCAGCGCCACTACCCGAAGGCCGGTAAGAACCAGTGCTGGACCGTGGCCTATGGCGTGGTGTCGATTTACTACAGCCACGAGTCACTCAGACAAATGCCGCTGCCGGAAAAGTATCGCCGCGCCGCCCGCGCGTCAGCCGAGATGTTGACCGATACGCTGGCGTTGTGATTGCGGGATCGGCCACAGTTCCTTGAATCACACGACAACGACATTTGGCCTGACCGTTCAAAACACGGACGGTGAAGCGCGCACCGGCACGTTGACGACCGCTCATGGTCCGGTGCGCACGCCCGCCTTCATGCCGGTCGGCACCGCGGCGACGGTCAAGGGCATGTTGGCCGATCAGGTGCGTGGGGCGGGCGCGGATATCGTGCTCGCCAACACCTATCATCTGATGTTGCGTCCGGGGTCCGAACGCGTCGCGGCGCTGGGCGGCTTGCACCGCATGATGGATTGGCCGGGCCCGATCCTGACCGATTCCGGCGGCTACCAGGTCTTCTCTCTGGCCGAGCGGCGCGAGATCACCGAGGCCGGCGTCACGTTCAAGAGCCATGTGGACGGCAGCCGGCATGAGCTGACACCCGAACGCGCCATGGCGATCCAGAACGATCTGGACGCCACCATCACCATGGCACTGGACGAGTGCACCGCCTGGCCGGTCAGCCACGATGTCGCGAAGGACTCGATGGAACGTTCCATGCGCTGGGCGGGACGGTGCCGCGAGGCCTTTGTCGAGCGGCCGGGCTACGGCCTGTTCGGCATCGTCCAGGGCAGCACCTTCGAGGACCTGCGCCACGCCTCGGCGGACGCCCTAACCGCGATCGGTTTCGACGGCTATGCGATCGGCGGCCTGGCGGTTGGCGAGGGTCAGCAGATGATGTTCGATGTGCTCGACATGACGATGCCGCACTTGCCGGCGGACCATCCGCGCTACCTGATGGGCGTCGGTCGCCCCGATGACATCATCGGCGCGGTGAAGCGTGGCATCGACATGTTCGATTGCGTGCTGCCGACTAGGTCCGGGCGAACCGGCAAGGCCTTTACGTCGCGCGGCACCGTCAACATCCGCAACGCGCGACACCAGGACGACACACGCCCGCTGGACGAGACCTGCTCGTGCATTGCCTGCACGCGCCACAGCCGCGGCTACTTGCATCATCTGTTCCGCTGCCAAGAGATGCTGGGACCGATGCTGCTGACGATCCACAACATCACCTTCTACCAGAAGCTCATGGCTGACTTGCGCGGCGCCATAGCCGGCGGCAATTTGACTGTTTGGGCCGACGACTTCCTGGCCGCCTATGAACGCGGTGACATAAATCCGCTATAGTATTGGCCGACGTTTGAGCGAACGGGTTCCGGGGCATTATGACCATATCGAACCAGAACGACCTTGAGGCGCTGCGGGAGATCGGCGGCATCGTCGCGCGCGTCTTGA
It includes:
- the tgt gene encoding tRNA guanosine(34) transglycosylase Tgt, whose translation is MNHTTTTFGLTVQNTDGEARTGTLTTAHGPVRTPAFMPVGTAATVKGMLADQVRGAGADIVLANTYHLMLRPGSERVAALGGLHRMMDWPGPILTDSGGYQVFSLAERREITEAGVTFKSHVDGSRHELTPERAMAIQNDLDATITMALDECTAWPVSHDVAKDSMERSMRWAGRCREAFVERPGYGLFGIVQGSTFEDLRHASADALTAIGFDGYAIGGLAVGEGQQMMFDVLDMTMPHLPADHPRYLMGVGRPDDIIGAVKRGIDMFDCVLPTRSGRTGKAFTSRGTVNIRNARHQDDTRPLDETCSCIACTRHSRGYLHHLFRCQEMLGPMLLTIHNITFYQKLMADLRGAIAGGNLTVWADDFLAAYERGDINPL
- a CDS encoding TetR/AcrR family transcriptional regulator; protein product: MPRPDLTEERTAMILDAFARCVARKGLDATSLENVADEAGVKRSILRHYVGNRDDLINALAQRVDARYREVMAELVASLPKQRPANALLDFLFWDYGDETNHDVQVAEVLMAAARNNESLRTISKGWLDDFTQIVADALQRHYPKAGKNQCWTVAYGVVSIYYSHESLRQMPLPEKYRRAARASAEMLTDTLAL